Proteins from one Erythrolamprus reginae isolate rEryReg1 chromosome 6, rEryReg1.hap1, whole genome shotgun sequence genomic window:
- the RERGL gene encoding ras-related and estrogen-regulated growth inhibitor-like protein: MNGVRVAMLGSEGTGKSALTVRFLTKRFIGEYASDSECIYTKHLYLDGKQINLEIYDPCSQPRPGKLLLADELQWADGFVVVYDISDRTSFAFAKALLYRIRECHGGACKRTPECTVVLVGNKQDLCHIREVGWEEGQKLALDYRCQFCELSAAEQCQEVGTMFSQALKNLMAHPKGKEKRRPSGSKSMAKLINNMFGKRRKSV, encoded by the exons CCCTTACGGTGCGCTTTCTGACGAAGCGCTTCATTGGAGAGTATGCCTCCGATTCTG AATGCATTTACACAAAACATTTGTATCTGGATGGAAAGCAAATTAACTTGGAAATATATGATCCTTGTTCCCAA CCTCGACCAGGGAAGTTGTTACTTGCAGATGAACTCCAATGGGCAGATGGATTTGTTGTAGTCTACGACATCAGTGACAGAACATCATTTGCATTTGCAAAAGCGTTGCTCTACAGGATCCGTGAGTGTCAcggaggagcttgcaaaag AACGCCAGAATGCACTGTGGTTTTGGTTGGGAACAAGCAGGATTTGTGCCACATACGAGAAGTCGGTTGGGAGGAAGGACAGAAGTTGGCCCTGGATTACAGATGCCAGTTTTGTGAACTGTCCGCTGCAGAGCAATGCCAGGAAGTGGGAACAATGTTCAGCCAAGCTTTGAAAAACCTCATGGCTCATCCcaaggggaaagagaagagacGGCCCAGCGGTTCAAAATCCATGGCCAAACTGATCAATAACATGTTCGGGAAGAGGAGGAAGTCTGTCTAG